In Tachysurus vachellii isolate PV-2020 chromosome 1, HZAU_Pvac_v1, whole genome shotgun sequence, a genomic segment contains:
- the LOC132856600 gene encoding nuclear factor 7, brain-like has protein sequence MAESSSQTEGRKRGNMEEPELFSHDSSSLLSEDLLLCPMCVDVFTDPVTTPCGHNLCKSCLTQCWDMSQHCRCPLCNKKFTKRPELKINTTLREVADLFKKKSEPHYHVQDRLKKIKEIKHSVEQSKRSTEKEKADIVEVFTALIRSIERSQAELLEMMEEKQKAAERKAERLIKELEQEISVLKRRDTELEQLSHTEEHLHLLQIYSSMCSPPHTKNWTEISINTDVSVYTVTTALSQLQQTLNEKLTKSVNDKLKETDLKMIQQYAVDVTLDPDTANPYLVLSADGKQVTHGDKRQNLPDTPQRFNWCICVLGNQSFSSGRSYYEVQVRGKTGWSLGVARENINRKRAITLTPQNGFWTVVLRNENQYDACEDPSVPLTLREKVEVVGVFVDYQEGLVSFYDVKSRSRIYSFTGQTFTEKLYPYFNPGLNKGGKNSAPLIISCI, from the exons ATGGCTGAATCTTCATCACAAACAGAAGGCAGAAAAAGGGGGAACATGGAAGAACCAGAATTAT tttctcATGACTCCAGCAGTCTCCTGTCTGAAGATCTGCTGCTGTGTCcgatgtgtgtggatgtgttcaCTGATCCAGTCACCACTCCATGTGGACACAACCTCTGTAAGAGCTGCCTTACACAGTGCTGGGACATGAGTCAACACTGTCGCTGTCCATTATGTAACAAGAAATTCACCAAGAGACCTGAACTGAAGATCAATACAACACTGAGAGAGGTTGCAGATCTCTTCAAGAAGAAAAGTG AGCCACATTATCATGTTCAGGACCGACTGAAGAAGATAAAAGAGATCAAACACTCAGTAGAGCAAAGCAAA agaagcacagagaaagagaaagcagacattgTTGAAGTCTTCACTGCTCTGATTCGCTCCATTGAGAGAAGTCAGGCTGAGCTGCTGGAGATGATGGAGGAGAAacagaaagcagcagagaggAAGGCTGAAAGACTCATTAaagagctggagcaggaaatcagtgtgctaaagaggagagacactgagctggagcagctctcacacactgaggagcatctccacctcctacag ATTTACTCCTCCATGTGCAGCCCTCCACACACCAAGAACTGGACTGAGATCAGCATTAACACTGATGTGAGTGTGTACACTGTGACGAcagctctgtctcagcttcagcaGACTCTGAATGAGAAACTCACTAAATCAGTCAATGACAAGTTAAAGGAAACAG ATCTGAAGATGATTCAGCAGTATGCAG tggatgtgactctggatcctgatacagcAAATCCATATCTCGTCCTGTctgctgatggaaaacaagtgacacatggagacaaaagacagaatctccctgatacaccacagaggtttaattggtgtatctgtgttctgggaaatcagagtttctcctcagggagatcttattatgaggtgcaggtcagagggAAAACTGGCTGGTCATTAGGAGTCGCGAGagagaacattaacaggaagAGGGCAATTACACTGACTCCTCAGAATGGATTCTGGACTGTGGTACTGAGGAATGAGAATCAGTATGATGCTTGTGAAGATCCCTCTGTCcccctcacactgagagagaaggtggaggttgtgggggtgtttgtggacTATCAGGAgggtctggtctccttttatgatgtgaagtccagatctcgtatctactctttcactggtcagactttcactgagaaactctatCCATACTTCAATCCTGGTTTAAATAAAGGAGGTaaaaattcagcaccactgatcatctcCTGTATTTAA